One genomic window of Salvia miltiorrhiza cultivar Shanhuang (shh) chromosome 4, IMPLAD_Smil_shh, whole genome shotgun sequence includes the following:
- the LOC131019717 gene encoding uncharacterized protein LOC131019717 isoform X2 has translation MQLMELNDRFSEANTDLLLSVACLCPDDSFSAFDKHRLINLARFYPQDFSTFQIEALDDQLETYILDMRSTDGFGRLKVERVFSAMNIIKNRLRGRMGDQWMNDSLVVYIEKEIFDSVDNESIMQMFQSMKTRRFQL, from the exons ATGCAGCTCATGGAGTTAAATGACCGTTTCAGTGAGGCAAATACAGATTTGTTACTTTCTGTTGCATGTTTATGTCCAGATGATTCATTCTCGGCTTTTGATAAGCATAGATTGATTAATCTTGCTAGATTCTACCCTCAAGACTTCTCTACATTTCAGATTGAGGCACTTGATGATCAGCTTGAAACTTATATCCTTGATATGCGTTCTACTGATGGGTTTGGAAGATTAAAAG TTGAAAGGGTATTTTCTGCAATGAATATCATAAAGAATCGTCTACGCGGTCGGATGGGAGATCAGTGGATGAATGATAGTTTGGTTGTATATATTGAGAAAGAGATTTTTGATAGTGTTGATAATGAGTCAATCATGCAAATGTTTCAGTCAATGAAAACTCGCAGatttcaattgtaa
- the LOC131023270 gene encoding uncharacterized protein LOC131023270, with translation MACKIDIRKAFDTMSWDFILQVLRLNGYHERFIRWISVIFSSARISILYNGQLSSYFACSCGVRQGDPLSPILFGIAEDVLSHLFLNCVQSRHLVPMDFSRSMHFPTHFLYADDILLFCKASIKNARKIKEILDLYGELSGQICSPVKSRIFFADRVSPALKNDILRSLGFSMGGLPVTYLCVLLFVGRIKASYFAAIHDRIIQKFARWKGIQHSMVGRICLVRSVIQSSVTHSMMIYRWPKSLIYSLDRCCRNFIWTGCIDTKPSCSVSWLRVCSSRVEVGLGVRSFSAMNNSFLMKLAWRMVQGTDFMAEILSTRYLNSFGYAKHNLGSSSVWTSVRDHVNQLVDDSYSYIGSGANTQFWCDDWLRYRLTDKLQVLHFMHDFLKQAVDDYFFDGIWHFTPDFIITYPDIVIDILLLPVGSEADTRYWKHSVSGVVTAATAYARISQDFPKVLWGKWIWERFIPDRCSIVCWRIIHQHLPTFDGLIRRGLHGPNRCVLCGHAEESINHLFWDCDVIKPMWAELLAVIHAILIAHNRGWFLLWIEADSEYVVRLLNSRGVDVPWRFVALWKHVLAKLSDFRLQVSHIFREGNRAADIMANQDRVVGWSPYVIEEVKTTRWVHVYQNRAFGSLRTEQSWASALDFPELIGQSRAVCQSRAGSPKQSRFARADRAVCQSRAVSPEQSRPFRQSRSWMFSAEKFSLPEQSRSRAELLVLCRVSVEHRALAAFLASDRQWGC, from the exons ATGGCATGTAAGATTGACATCCGTAAAGCATTTGATACGATGAGTTGGGATTTTATCTTGCAAGTGCTTAGGTTGAATGGTTATCATGAGAGATTTATTCGGTGGATTTCGGTCATTTTTAGTTCGGCTCGTATCTCCATTCTTTACAATGGTCAGCTTAGTAGTTACTTTGCCTGTTCCTGTGGTGTGAGGCAAGGGGATCCTCTTTCTCCTATTCTTTTTGGTATTGCCGAGGATGTGCTTAGTCACCTTTTCCTGAACTGTGTGCAGTCGAGACATCTTGTTCCCATGGATTTTAGCCGCTCGATGCATTTTCCTACTCATTTTCTTTATGCCGATGATATTCTGCTCTTCTGCAAAGCCTCTATTAAGAATGCTCGTAAAATCAAGGAGATTTTGGATTTGTATGGTGAGCTCTCGGGGCAAATTTGCAGCCCGGTTAAGTCTCGTATTTTTTTCGCTGACAGAGTTTCGCCGGCTCTGAAAAACGATATTCTGCGCAGTTTGGGGTTCTCTATGGGTGGGCTTCCGGTTACTTATCTCTGCGTTCTCCTTTTTGTTGGTCGAATCAAAGCTTCTTATTTTGCTGCTATTCACGATCGGATTATTCAGAAGTTTGCTCGCTGGAAGGGGATTCAGCATTCGATGGTTGGTCGCATCTGCTTGGTTCGTTCTGTTATTCAGAGCTCGGTCACTCACTCTATGATGATTTACAGATGGCCGAAATCCCTAATTTATAGCCTGGATCGTTGTTGTCGTAATTTTATTTGGACCGGCTGCATTGATACGAAGCCGTCCTGTTCTGTCAGTTGGTTGCGTGTGTGCAGCTCACGTGTGGAGGTAGGTTTAGGAGTGCGTTCTTTTTCTGCTATGAATAACAGTTTTTTGATGAAGTTGGCTTGGCGCATGGTACAGGGCACGGATTTTATGGCTGAGATTTTGAGCACGCGGTATCTCAACTCTTTTGGTTATGCTAAACATAATCTTGGGTCGTCTTCTGTGTGGACGAGTGTTCGTGATCATGTGAATCAATTGGTTGATGATTCCTATTCATATATTGGTTCTGGAGCTAACACGCAATTCTGGTGTGATGATTGGCTTAGGTATAGACTGACGGACAAGCTGCAGGTGCTTCACTTCATGCATGATTTTTTGAAGCAAGCAGtggatgattatttttttgatgGGATATGGCACTTTACTCCTGATTTTATTATTACCTATCCTGATATTGTTATTGATATTTTATTGCTCCCTGTGGGTAGTGAAGCGGATACACGGTATTGGAAGCATTCGGTGAGTGGTGTTGTGACGGCTGCCACGGCCTATGCGCGTATTAGTCAAGACTTTCCTAAAGTTTTGTGGGGGAAGTGGATTTGGGAGCGCTTTATTCCTGACCGGTGTTCGATTGTGTGTTGGCGTATTATACATCAGCATTTGCCGACATTTGATGGCCTTATTCGTCGGGGTCTGCATGGTCCCAACCGCTGCGTGCTTTGTGGACATGCGGAGGAATCTATCAATCATCTTTTCTGGGATTGTGATGTCATTAAACCTATGTGGG ctgagtTGTTGGCGGTTATTCATGCAATCTTGATTGCTCATAATCGTGGTTGGTTTTTGCTTTGGATCGAAGCTGATTCTGAGTATGTGGTTCGGCTTCTTAATTCGAGAGGTGTGGATGTTCCTTGGCGGTTTGTTGCTCTCTGGAAGCACGTGCTTGCTAAGCTGTCGGACTTCCGTTTGCAGGTGTCGCATATTTTTCGTGAGGGAAATAGAGCtgcggatattatggctaatcagGATCGTGTTGTGGGCTGGTCGCCATATGTGATTGAGGAGGTTAAGACAACG AGATGGGTCCACGTGTATCAGAACAGAGCCTTCGGAAGTCTGaggacagagcagagctgggcttcagctctggactttccagagctgattGGTCAGAGCAGAGCCGTTTGCCAGAGTAGAGCTGGTTCGCCAAAGCAGAGCCGTTTTGCCAGAGCAGACAGAGCcgtttgccagagcagagccgtttcgccagagcagagcagaccgtTTCGCCAGAGCAGA AGCTGGATGTTTAGTGCGGAGAAGTTTtccttgccagagcagagccgttCCAGAGCTGAGCTCCTGGTTCTATGCAGAGTCAGCGTAGAGCACAGAGCTCTTGCTGCGTTTTTAGCTTCTGATCGGCAGTGGGGGTGTtga
- the LOC131019715 gene encoding putative pentatricopeptide repeat-containing protein At1g64310, whose translation MKIHVQSLVSQLTKPKVTLSTTRILHALIIKSSLTVDPFYATKILRFYAINNDLVSARNLFDRSPERSVYLWNSIIRAYAQARHFPDAFLLFKRMLTSQTQPDNFTFACLVRACSDKSDDEALRIVHGKLVASGLGFDFICSSALVNSYSKLGLVDEASCLFLGIDGEPDLVLCNAMVSCYGRCGDWMKAVAMFKSMLDMGIRPDGYTVVGLITGLATHTGLMNVGEMVHAFCVKCGLDLSDHVGSMLVCMYSRCECIELARTVFENLVQPDLVSWSALIAGLGQTGEHVEALMFFKEFVMFGGRADPPLLATVLAAAAQSAIVGPGCEIHGYAVRHGCDTSVAVSSALVDMYAKCGFLEMSMIVFRNMPRRNIVTFNTVIWSLGLYGRGREALRVFDWILEEGMRPDETTFGGILCACCHSGLVEEGRRCFGAMREGFGMEARTEHYVYMVKLLGMDGRLEEAYDLVRSLAEPVDSAVWGALLSCCEYHRNYEVLEVIAKHFCENEGRNSSYKVMLSNVFARLGRWECVERLRRVDDAVGAKGKLPGSSWISS comes from the coding sequence ATGAAAATCCATGTGCAGTCACTTGTCTCCCAACTCACAAAACCGAAAGTAACCCTCTCAACAACCCGAATTCTTCACGCCTTGATAATCAAGAGCAGCCTCACCGTCGACCCTTTTTACGCCACCAAGATTCTTCGCTTCTACGCCATCAACAACGACTTAGTCTCTGCACGCAACTTGTTCGACAGAAGTCCTGAACGAAGCGTCTACCTATGGAACTCCATCATCCGCGCCTACGCCCAGGCGCGCCACTTCCCCGACGCGTTTCTCCTCTTCAAACGCATGCTGACCTCCCAAACGCAGCCGGATAACTTCACCTTCGCGTGCCTCGTACGGGCTTGCTCGGATAAGTCCGACGATGAGGCCTTAAGAATTGTGCATGGAAAGCTGGTTGCTTCCGGTTTGGGATTTGATTTCATCTGCAGCAGTGCGCTTGTGAACTCTTACTCGAAGCTGGGATTAGTTGATGAGGCGAGCTGTCTTTTTCTTGGGATTGATGGGGAGCCGGATTTGGTGCTGTGCAATGCGATGGTTTCTTGTTATGGGAGGTGTGGGGATTGGATGAAGGCGGTGGCAATGTTTAAATCAATGCTGGATATGGGAATCCGGCCGGATGGATACACGGTGGTCGGATTGATCACCGGACTGGCCACTCATACTGGTTTGATGAATGTAGGAGAAATGGTTCATGCGTTTTGTGTGAAGTGTGGTTTGGATTTGAGTGATCATGTAGGTAGCATGCTCGTTTGTATGTATTCGAGGTGTGAGTGCATAGAGCTAGCGCGTACGGTGTTTGAAAATCTAGTACAGCCCGATTTAGTCTCGTGGTCTGCACTGATTGCTGGTTTAGGCCAAACTGGAGAGCATGTTGAGGCATTGATGTTTTTCAAGGAGTTTGTGATGTTTGGGGGAAGAGCTGATCCGCCTCTTCTTGCTACTGTTTTGGCAGCTGCTGCTCAGTCGGCCATTGTGGGGCCAGGCTGTGAGATCCACGGCTATGCTGTCCGGCATGGATGTGACACGAGCGTTGCAGTCTCGTCTGCTCTCGTTGACATGTATGCGAAATGTGGATTCCTGGAGATGTCAATGATTGTTTTCAGGAACATGCCTAGGAGAAATATTGTTACGTTCAACACGGTGATATGGAGCCTTGGCTTGTACGGGCGTGGCCGTGAGGCGTTGAGGGTGTTTGATTGGATTCTTGAAGAGGGAATGAGGCCTGATGAGACGACGTTTGGTGGAATCCTGTGCGCGTGCTGTCACTCCGGATTGGTGGAGGAAGGGAGGAGGTGTTTTGGAGCGATGAGAGAGGGGTTTGGCATGGAGGCTCGAACAGAGCATTATGTTTACATGGTGAAGCTTCTTGGCATGGATGGGAGGTTAGAAGAGGCTTATGATCTGGTCAGATCTTTGGCGGAGCCGGTGGATTCTGCCGTGTGGGGCGCCCTCTTGTCGTGCTGTGAATACCATAGAAACTATGAGGTTCTTGAGGTTATAGCTAAGCATTTTTGTGAGAATGAGGGTAGAAACAGCAGTTACAAAGTGATGCTCTCTAATGTATTCGCTCGTTTAGGGAGGTGGGAATGTGTGGAGCGGCTGAGGAGGGTTGATGATGCAGTAGGAGCCAAGGGGAAGTTGCCTGGGAGCAGCTGGATCTCTTCATAG
- the LOC131019717 gene encoding uncharacterized protein LOC131019717 isoform X1, producing the protein MQLMELNDRFSEANTDLLLSVACLCPDDSFSAFDKHRLINLARFYPQDFSTFQIEALDDQLETYILDMRSTDGFGRLKGIGALAQNMVETKKHEVYPLLYLLITLALILPVATATVERVFSAMNIIKNRLRGRMGDQWMNDSLVVYIEKEIFDSVDNESIMQMFQSMKTRRFQL; encoded by the coding sequence ATGCAGCTCATGGAGTTAAATGACCGTTTCAGTGAGGCAAATACAGATTTGTTACTTTCTGTTGCATGTTTATGTCCAGATGATTCATTCTCGGCTTTTGATAAGCATAGATTGATTAATCTTGCTAGATTCTACCCTCAAGACTTCTCTACATTTCAGATTGAGGCACTTGATGATCAGCTTGAAACTTATATCCTTGATATGCGTTCTACTGATGGGTTTGGAAGATTAAAAGGTATTGGAGCTCTTGCACAAAATATGGTTGAGACGAAAAAGCATGAGGTATATCCATTGCTTTATTTGCTTATAACACTAGCTCTTATTCTTCCGGTTGCCACTGCTACAGTTGAAAGGGTATTTTCTGCAATGAATATCATAAAGAATCGTCTACGCGGTCGGATGGGAGATCAGTGGATGAATGATAGTTTGGTTGTATATATTGAGAAAGAGATTTTTGATAGTGTTGATAATGAGTCAATCATGCAAATGTTTCAGTCAATGAAAACTCGCAGatttcaattgtaa